ATGCAACCATCCTCAGACAGGGCCAGTAGTGTTTATGGttaaaacatgtcaaagtaaTCTGGGTAGATGCCTGCtctgttttgtggttttttttacatttggatACATGCACACAAGGACAGTTTTGACATGAGATATAGgctacacaataaaaacaaagataaataaagtgatccagattttgaaatattacatttaaaatgtgtcacATTTGTGTCACCATGACTAAAGTGCTCCTAAACATTTTTAACGCCCATTCTGTGCAAATGAAATGCACCCAGTGGAACTAGTTTCTTAGCAGgtcatttttctgcttctcaATATAGTTTAGTGTCTTGTGTGCATTTCCCTTGTAGTTGTTCAGAATCACCGTTTATTCTGTGCAAGTAGAAAAAAGTGGaatgcattttcttcttttactgagATTTCTAACTGTCTCAGTGTGAAGAAAATGGCATCGATACATAAAATCAAGTCATGATGCTAATACTGCTGACTGCTGGGTTCATTGTTGGCAGAGGTTGTTTCAGTCCTTTAGCTCTTGATTCTCAGAGAAGGCAAAGAGAGCAGCAAGATGCAGGATGACAAATTCACATCTCAAAGTGACGGAAAATACTTTCAACATATTCCAGGACTCTCTGCCAGTCTGGACCTTCCGTCTTCAGCATCTCATCCACCGTCTGTTGTACGATTaatgtaaaaagttaaaagttgtGTGAGAAGAGGTTACTGTTGACTCAGCAATCCATGCACAAAATTATTTGGCACACCAGCAGACAGGGAAAATACTCAAAAGAAAGATATGGGcattaaacacattaaaggaGAAAGCATATTTTTGATTGAAGCCACATAATATGTAATTATTCCCAAAAAAATTAGCTGTAAATCTGTACTGAACATCTGTAACACAGTTCACAGAACAGACTATCTCACCAGCGTAGCTGTGATCCCCACACACTCTCCTGTCTTAAAAGCCAAATCCAGGTTTTCCTTCTGTTAAAAGAACTAAATCAGTTACATATCAACCACATTCAAACCCGATAATCTCCTTTATACATGCACAGCTTCAGTTTTACCTTATTAGCTGGGTTGAGGGTGTCATATGCAATGTGGGTGGGTAAATAGCTGTGATACACAGCACAGAACGCCAGACCATCCTCCCAGCTGCTGCTGAAGTTGGTGATCTCAATATTCTGCCACAAagcatcaaagaaaaaaaaattgtcacgTAACCAAAATTTCTCAGCAGTGTTGAGGTTTTCTTTTCTAACCTTGTAACCTTGAGTCCGGCTTTGGCACCAGCACAGCAGAGAGTTTCTTCTGGAGCCTCCATGGCGCCTCAGCAAAGCGCTGAAGCCATCCTGAGGTCTAtgaaagaaaaggaacaaaaaagaaagaaaaaaaacctgatctGTTTGTCTTAATATTTTTGCAAATCACTTAAATCCATGTGGGGTAGGAAATTATGTGGCATtaattgatattttatttatactgcTGTTTAGGTTGTTTAACAGCAATTACTTTGGCTTCTCCACCCGATTGTCATAAAAATCTTAGAAATTTAATAGTTAAATTCTGTTTCACACACAGGCATAAAAATATAGAAGTGTTTCAATGGAAAAAAGCCCCTTACTTGATTGAATCTGAGCTTGGATCCTCCTCTGGTTTTCCTGCAACACACAAATGCAGCCAGTCATTCAACTGCACAAAGTGTAAGCTgcactgccatctagtggtgaaggCATAGAAATGACTTAAATGCCAAACGCAGCTGTGATTGGACGGTAGCCATCAGTGACCAGAAGTTTTATGAGATCATCTTTAATTGGATCCAGAggcctcaggtgcagtgatgactgtACTACAGGTAGCCGCTTCAAAATTGTGTACATGCATAGTGTCTTCTATGTGCCTTTCAAGGCATTACTGATTACACACGATGCTCTAACATAacggttcccaacctggggtcccccaaagagcataggggtccctgaggctttgaatattaagagccattgtgattaatgtccacaaattgtccctattttaaggaaGAAAAGTAAGGttatatgttgttcatttaactttggctttatcaaaggacagaaAAATAGGAAAATAGGATGGGAACTACTGCTCTGACACATATCTAACAAGGTtggtactgcagtttttaaGTTCAAAGGGTTTATACTTCATGCAgagctgtttgtccattcagagacaccatagtaaaaacggtgacacaaatatggcagctgccatgtgtgTGGatccataataaatagatattaaggatcattctaagagaataaaaacataacagttatttaagtaaagtgattagatgccaatagaaacacaatttttaatCATGCATTAAATTTTTCCTTTGGTGagctttgattttgttatatgctgcacctttaattgtaaaaataagacacacacacacacacaaaacaaaaaaacaatggttTGGGCAGATTCACGCTCACCTGTATAAAAGCTGGACCAACTGTCCTGCCGTAGCAACATGCGGTCCATCCTTCTCCCTTTTGTTGGCTCTTCTTTCTGTAGATCAAAATAATAGACTGGATGCACAGGGAAACAGCAGTGTAATATTACAAACTAATTACCAGCTCAGCATGTTTACCTTGCATAGGGGCAATGTTGTGCTCATGTTTTTTACAGTCCCGTTTTGGCTGGAAGTATCAGATTGAAGTGGAAGACGAGAGAGActcctaaaaaacaaaatgtacacGATTGGTCAGATTTTGTTTTATCACTCAAAATCAGAAGGGATGggatagaaaagaaaatgtagaaaaataacACAATGACTCTTATTTTGActtatttttcctttgaaaaTGGGATGATATCAAGATATTTCATATTTTGACTCATCAACATCATTTAATCCATTTATATACACATCTATTCTTGCACTTTAGGCCTGCAGCACATTCCAATAAATcttgtgttggtttaagttaTTATAGTTAAGTgattaagttattttaaacagatgatGTCAACAGACTATATTCATGATTTAGGAAAGGGGAGTCCTTGTGAAACGAACAGGAGCAGAGTATCTTCTTAAATTTTCTCTCCAaagttaggaaaaaaaaaccttaaaaaccaTTAAAGCATCGAAGCAATCTGGAGGAATTTCAGTATGTATAAGGCAAAGGTTCCACCTATGCCATACACCTGATATTTGATCCCTCAGACAGCACTGCATCAAGAATGGtcatttattaataaactgtGTCAAGCACTACAATAACAGTTACATTAACAAATGCTGTTATGAGCAACAAGTAAAAGCCAAGTTTTGGGAGAGTATGGGGTTTTAGCAGTGCTTCTGGCAAAGCTCATTTACATCTCTATCATAGTGGTATTAGTGCAGAAAATTACATTGAGATCTCAGATCAAAATAAACTACCTTCAAGTTGTAAAGACTTTACTGTCCAAAGGTTTTTAGAATGTGTTGCAAGTCTGAAATTCAACATTGGAtgtaaaggaaattaaattgaTGAAGAAAaccattaaatattttgtgtccACACTGACAGCAATCAAAAGTTAAAAGCATTACTTgctttttttcactctttttaaTTATACATTTGAAATTTTCCTTCTTGTACCAACATGTTCTAATTTGTAGTTATAGTGGCATGACTGAAGTGTGAACTTTCATGTATACTTACCAAGATCTTTCAGTCAGCATCACAATCCTCCTTGGATCTTTCTGACCACgtcctcctttcttcttctcaAGGGTTGCCAAACTGCGAATGTATCCCTCCGCCACCCCTTTTCCTGTCAGTTGCATGTTTTCTGATCCATTTTCCTTCTCGAAATCATGAGCTTCACATTTATCGAGAACATTTTGATTAGCCTCATCCTTAGCTTTAGTCTCCTCTTTAACTTGCtctatatttttctgtattttctctgCCTGTCCCTTCTCAGATTCTTGTCTATCAgcctgtttgtctgtttgtccaTCTTTCATCTTGCAGACATTTCTCAGAAAGTCCAATTCTGCTCGTTCGTGCTGTTGCTGCATGGTGAGTTCACTTAGTGTGCAGCAGACGGCTTTGTGTTTGGCTCTCAGATTCTTCAGCTCTTGTTCCATCTCCTGCTGTTGGCTGAGGGCCTGAGCCAGCTGGTCCTCCACAGCTCTGTGACTCTCGTGGAGCAATCCCAACGCCTGCTCCGATTCAATCCGTAGCCGGTCAGCCACTGACACGGCAACCTGCAGGTCACACTGGAACTGATCCCACTCCAACCTCTCTgtctggaaacaaaacaaacactgtcaTCTGAAGTTAACTGCTCTCATTGTGGCTCCATGACTGCTGCTCCTGACATTTTCTGTGCAGATAGTTAGCTAGAGTCACAATTCCAAAGCaaaaaatgagatttttatcAACCTGGAATGTTTGGAAATGTATGAAAAAGtgatgtcacatgacacaagagcAAAACAGATcatgtaaattatttaaaactccCAAGGTTATCACTGTTGTGAAGGACCTCAGGGAAAACAAGGTTGCAGCGTGTCTTCTGTACTGAACAGCAAATAAATTGCCTGATTCATAATCTATGGACCAGGAACTGCAGTTATCACTCACCCTGTGTGTCTCCTTCAGTGTGTCCAACTCCTCCACCAGCTGTTCTCGCTCCGTTATCAAGAGCCTGAGCAGCTCTGACaggatgaaatgttaaaatcacaCAGTCAATTCAAGTCTGGCAGCAGTGATGGACAAAGCTAAAATTTCACTGAAattaaagaaacaggaaaaagtcTGACACCATcatataaagtaaaacaaaaactatcCAGCTTTTAATGCTTGAGGTTATTTTGGACTTGGAGAATTATTCTGCTAAATGAATTGTTGCCATCTTCAACCTCTTTAGCTTGTGTCAGGCTTGCTTTCAGAATCTGCAGATAAACAACTGAATATTGAGAAGTATTTATTAAGTTCTAAAACTAGCACCACATGGCCTTTCCTAAGAATAATTATACATCTTAGAAAACACTATCTTTTACACACAGTAACTTAGCTCTTGACAACAACCACTGACAAGGATCAGTTAGAGTTTACctaaagttatatatatatatatatatataacatatatatatatatatatatatatatatatatataaagaagtaACATAAGCTTAGTGCTTACCAACTGCTCCTGTGGTTATGTCAGTGCTGGGTTTTAGACCTAATGGGGCCCCATAGTGCTCCATCAGACTGACTAAAACCAAGGTCATCTCCTCTCCagctctttctgctgcagcttgtgGCTCCATCCCGCTATCCCTCTCCTGCCAGCTCTGC
The sequence above is drawn from the Melanotaenia boesemani isolate fMelBoe1 chromosome 22, fMelBoe1.pri, whole genome shotgun sequence genome and encodes:
- the LOC121633387 gene encoding cytospin-A-like translates to MGNHNGRESHCPTGSPLDFYHTPPTSPSEAELAAMALPSAAPSEKTQTPSPAGSTTPSITSSIANWTQKVSTSSEWAVISVDSITSSETNVSNAAARQDKALVSVDSPASLPLSEGSPSEQSWQERDSGMEPQAAAERAGEEMTLVLVSLMEHYGAPLGLKPSTDITTGAVELLRLLITEREQLVEELDTLKETHRTERLEWDQFQCDLQVAVSVADRLRIESEQALGLLHESHRAVEDQLAQALSQQQEMEQELKNLRAKHKAVCCTLSELTMQQQHERAELDFLRNVCKMKDGQTDKQADRQESEKGQAEKIQKNIEQVKEETKAKDEANQNVLDKCEAHDFEKENGSENMQLTGKGVAEGYIRSLATLEKKKGGRGQKDPRRIVMLTERSWSLSRLPLQSDTSSQNGTVKNMSTTLPLCKKEEPTKGRRMDRMLLRQDSWSSFYTGKPEEDPSSDSIKPQDGFSALLRRHGGSRRNSLLCWCQSRTQGYKNIEITNFSSSWEDGLAFCAVYHSYLPTHIAYDTLNPANKKENLDLAFKTGECVGITATLTVDEMLKTEGPDWQRVLEYVESIFRHFEM